A region of Paramormyrops kingsleyae isolate MSU_618 chromosome 17, PKINGS_0.4, whole genome shotgun sequence DNA encodes the following proteins:
- the npat gene encoding protein NPAT isoform X1, which yields MLLPSDIARLVLGYLQQEGLSATSQAFILESPNLKEYAEHSTEDGAIPACVFSLFGKNLTTILNEYVAAKAKETSQDPQIPAMMTSLWKKLEFTLNQIKCMQNSPAVHQNQRLRTRNGIMNLRRQRALSSPLSPAPRISSSPAPSGHYIPSPISAPQSILGHCYSSLQTRSTPICQPQVQDGSRLFISVNRDSPLQVAVPDHRINPGPLSPARRKCDSPRRRGGGLSGCSGPGRGSLPPNVPPVELQSESHQEAVSENFPQMVIENAREKILNDKSLQEKLAENINKILGSEISPQASKQASCTSMEQDQSIDEILGLQGEIHMTDDAIQDILEQTESDPAFQALFDLFDCGKDKNNDADHHGDVNTSTPSLESNEVETSDCFSVTGDQGAGPEDSATGAETPRKTRARKVQEMKSKKSRKITHPLSGTSRTQALIPPRLSSEVTPDTGVPSPIKMSTEGKTLVCSDREVRTLQPPPQGSPIKDANPTIVEKVPEMPPEEDASMDVDEPSDSTSQENVEQFILQPEIQQIPQASKDPGGRPCRTSPCESERNLSEAREVDPAERTSEISLGLVEAEGSVLGFSIEVPHVPEHSAEPQNPEGLPTLSINTDSTVVNNQKAGLEHSPSSQKSPPSLGQGAQGSEATTQEIVHIPEDSSAPTPEASLPLSSALALSPAKEPNTSKIVSLKIIISDEQEEQVGDSALCQAVSSITGDQVPTIILSSPAKSPAKAPGGSGFSVTAEETVQAVSCLQCTELTGKPAERVAGVDENLQLSLPGELVSEGGFIQLLPSAASYGGSSNYFIVTEQSMVSHPPSVVVLPDGSPLGPVASPTHVLATPPRARPVSVTQDASKTYPSGSTLIITSPVQPMLQGMMVPASVVGQKNTGTFTIVSNQLVTLPVTSAKVTPSPKSKPRLAPKEAAGSGKAGAAVSGMEAKAEIPLRPAGPGQLTLSDATITEAAPGPSAPSHRRMLCFDADSPGPADAAAPSGHTPSPPVTPQTVVSRPPAVTSASSPAVTGSPARQPPKESPGSSGSRGPKIRSVQPTILRGSRAARAELLKCPKGLTTPENERTPLDCAAGDTKKCPHAKSDSGVVAKAPSTIVRTEATPPEASGRSVFARKQQIVDKREFSAAESAGPAKSRPGGAKKEDQRGRSEAGEKPQAKGREGREGRAERRGSSLEPPHVTANKENELEGSRCEHHPVGPAPVGEPGPPTIGSPAPITQAGSCKVPSKTSPLTKQAAEMLQDIQGLIPASTPSKRTGLGCPELAHPRTPNLGGPTEEPPDCLRTPIRQRHGREREGTPRHLVATPDVPTCSPASEAGSESSINMAAQTLISLSRAGRAGTPLKDSILQQGAASAAVNIATVAPKPKKRKQSESHTAPIAKKELHLSGSTPSKKKSKKQKRLLDSFPDDLDVDKFLSSLHYDE from the exons ATGTTGCTACCGTCCGACATAGCGAGGCTTGTTTTGG GTTACCTGCAACAGGAGGGTCTATCCGCTACAAGCCAGGCGTTCATTTTAGAAAGCCCCAATCTGAAGGAATACGCGGAGCACAGTACAGAAGATGGAGCTATCCCTGCCTGCGTGTTT TCCTTGTTTGGAAAAAATCTGACAACGATCTTGAATGAATATGTTGCCGCTAAAGCCAAGG AAACCAGCCAAGACCCACAAATACCCGCCATGATGACATCATTATGGAAGAAGTTAGAATTCACTCTAAACCAAATCAA ATGTATGCAGAATTCACCAGCGGTGCACCAGAACCAGCGAC TCCGTACTCGTAATGGAATTATGAATCTGAGGCGACAGAGGGCGCTGTCCTCCCCTTTGTCCCCAGCCCCCAGGATTTCTTCATCCCCAGCCCCATCTGGCCACTACATCCCAAGCCCCATCTCTGCCCCtcaaagcattctgggacaCTGCTACAGCTCCCTGCAGACCCGTTCTACTCCGATTTGCCAGCCTCAGGTCCAGGATGGGAGCAGACTTTTCATCAGCGTGAACC GAGATTCCCCTCTGCAAGTTGCGGTTCCTGACCACAGGATAAACCCCGGCCCGTTGTCCCCTGCCCGTAGAAAATG TGACTCCCCgaggaggagaggagggggCTTGAGTGGGTGCAGTGGACCAGGGCGGGGCAGTTTGCCACCTAACGTCCCCCCCGTGGAGCTGCAGAGTGAGTCACATCAGGAGGCAGTCAGCGAGAATTTCCCT caaatggttatagaGAATGCAAGGGAGAAGATACTGAACGACAAGTCGCTGCAAGAAAAGCTGGCAGAAAACATAAACAAAATCCTGGGAAG TGAGATTAGTCCTCAGGCCTCCAAGCAAGCATCGTGCACCTCAATGGAGCAGGACCAGTCTATTGATGAGATACTCGGCCTACAG GGAGAGATCCACATGACTGATGATGCCATCCAGGATATCCTAGAGCAGACGGAATCAGATCCTGCCTTTCAAGCTCTCTTTGACCTTTTCGATTGCG gtaAAGACAAAAATAACGACGCAGATCACCATGGAGATGTGAACACCAGCACTCCCAGCCTGGAGAGCAATGAGGTGGAGACGAGTGACTGCTTTTCTGTGACTGGGGATCAAG GTGCTGGCCCTGAGGATTCAGCCACTGGCGCTGAGACTCCTCGAAAGACAAGGGCGCGAAAAGTACAGGAGATGAAGAGCAAGAAAAGTAGGAAAATCACACACCCTCTTTCAGGCACCTCAAGGACTCAGGCATTGATTCCTCCACGTCTATCCAGTGAAGTAACACCAGATACCGGGGTGCCGTCTCCGATAAAAATGTCGACTGAGGGCAAAACCTTAGTCTGTAGCGATAGGGAGGTAAGGACTTTGCAGCCTCCCCCACAGGGCAGCCCCATCAAAGACGCTAATCCAACCATAGTGGAGAAAGTCCCGGAAATGCCTCCAGAAGAAGACGCAAGCATGGATGTTGACGAACCATCTGATTCCACGTCGCAAGAGAACGTTGAGCAGTTTATTCTTCAGCCTGAGATCCAGCAGATCCCCCAGGCCTCCAAAGATCCTGGAGGAAGACCATGTCGAACTTCACCATGCGAGTCTGAGAGGAACCTCTCTGAGGCTAGAGAGGTCGACCCTGCTGAGAGGACATCTGAGATTAGCCTGGGTTTAGTGGAGGCTGAGGGCTCTGTGTTGGGTTTTTCCATTGAGGTTCCTCATGTTCCGGAACATTCTGCTGAACCCCAAAATCCGGAAGGCTTGCCTACTTTGTCCATTAATACTGACAGCACAGTTGTAAATAACCAGAAAGCAGGACTGGAACATTCCCCATCTTCCCAGAAGAGTCCGCCCTCGCTTGGTCAGGGTGCACAAGGCTCTGAGGCAACAACACAAGAGATCGTGCATATTCCTGAGGATAGTTCAGCTCCTACACCTGAAGCTTCTCTCCCACTGTCTTCTGCCCTTGCCCTGTCCCCCGCCAAGGAACCCAACACTAGTAAAATAGTCTCGCTGAAGATCATCATCAGCGACGAGCAAGAGGAGCAGGTGGGAGACTCTGCCCTCTGCCAGGCGGTGTCCAGCATCACAGGCGACCAGGTCCCCACCATCATCCTCTCTTCGCCGGCTAAGTCCCCGGCCAAAGCTCCAGGCGGCTCAGGATTCTCGGTGACGGCGGAGGAGACGGTGCAGGCTGTGAGCTGTTTACAGTGCACGGAGCTCACCGGCAAACCCGCGGAGCGTGTGGCTGGCGTGGACGAGAACCTGCAGCTCTCGCTTCCTGGCGAACTGGTGTCAGAAGGGGGGTTCATCCagctgctgccctctgctgcctctTATGGGGGCTCCAGCAACTACTTCATCGTGACGGAGCAGTCGATGGTCAGTCACCCGCCTAGCGTGGTGGTTCTGCCCGACGGTTCTCCGCTCGGCCCGGTGGCCAGCCCCACACACGTCCTGGCAACTCCTCCTCGAGCTCGGCCCGTCTCTGTCACGCAAGACGCCTCAAAGACCTACCCATCTG GTTCGACACTGATCATAACGTCACCAGTGCAGCCCATGCTGCAAGGCATGATGGTACCAGCATCTGTGGTCGGCCAAAAGAATACCGGGACATTTACCATAGTCTCCAATCAG CTGGTGACCTTGCCGGTTACTTCTGCGAAAGTTACACCCAGCCCCAAGTCCAAACCCAGACTGGCCCCCAAGGAAGCAGCAGGCTCTG GTAAGGCAGGTGCTGCCGTGTCTGGCATGGAGGCGAAGGCCGAGATCCCGCTGAGGCCAGCTGGCCCCGGACAGCTGACGCTCTCGGATGCCACCATCACAGAGGCGGCCCCGGGCCCCAGTGCTCCCAGTCACCGCAGGATGCTGTGCTTCGACGCCGACAGCCCCGGCCCCGCGGATGCGGCCGCCCCATCAGGACACACCCCGTCGCCCCCGGTGACACCACAGACGGTCGTCTCTCGGCCCCCCGCCGTCACCTCTGCCTCGTCTCCTGCTGTCACCGGGTCCCCTGCCAGGCAGCCTCCCAAGGAGAGTCCTGGTAGCTCGGGCAGCCGGGGCCCTAAGATCCGATCCGTACAGCCGACCATCCTCAGGGGCAGCAGGGCGGCCAGAGCCGAGCTGTTAAAATGCCCCAAAGGTCTGACCACGCCGGAGAACGAGAGGACCCCCCTGGACTGTGCTGCGGGCGACACCAAGAAATGCCCTCACGCCAAAAGTGACTCCGGTGTTGTGGCGAAAGCTCCGAGCACCATCGTGAGGACGGAGGCCACGCCGCCGGAAGCTTCCGGCAGGTCCGTGTTCGCGAGAAAGCAGCAGATCGTGGACAAGAGGGAATTCTCTGCGGCCGAGAGCGCCGGGCCTGCCAAATCCAGGCCCGGTGGCGCCAAGAAGGAGGACCAGAGGGGCAGGTCAGAGGCTGGGGAGAAACCACAGGCCAAAGGCCGGGAGGGGAGAGAGGGTCGGGCAGAGCGGAGGGGCTCCTCGCTAGAGCCTCCCCATGTCACGGCTAATAAGGAGAACGAGCTGGAAGGGAGTCGGTGTGAGCATCACCCCGTGGGTCCTGCCCCGGTGGGAGAGCCCGGCCCGCCCACCATCGGCTCTCCGGCACCCATCACCCAGGCTGGCTCTTGCAAAGTCCCGAGTAAGACCAGCCCTCTGACCAAGCAGGCCGCCGAGATGCTGCAGGACATCCAGGGGCTGATCCCGGCCTCCACGCCCTCTAAGAGGACGGGGCTAGGCTGCCCCGAGCTGGCCCACCCCAGAACTCCCAATCTGGGTGGCCCAACGGAGGAGCCTCCAGACTGCCTGAGGACTCCCATCCGGCAGCGGCACGGCCGGGAGCGGGAGGGCACCCCCCGGCACCTCGTCGCCACACCCGACGTCCCCACCTGCAGCCCGGCCAGCGAGGCCGGCAGCGAGAGCAGCATCAACATGGCCGCCCAGACGCTCATCTCCCTGTCCCGCGCTGGCAGGGCCGGCACGCCCCTGAAGGACAGCATTCTACAGCAGGGCGCGGCATCCGCCGCGGTGAACATCGCTACGGTGGCTCCCAAACCCAAAAAGCGCAAGCAGTCGGAATCACACACCGCCCCAATTGCCAAGAAAGAGCTTCATCTCTCTGGGTCAACGCCCAGTAAGAAAAAGTCTAAG AAACAAAAGAGGCTGCTTGATTCCTTCCCTGATGACCTGGACGTCGATAAGTTCCTGTCATCGCTGCACTATGACGAATAA
- the npat gene encoding protein NPAT isoform X2, producing the protein MLLPSDIARLVLGYLQQEGLSATSQAFILESPNLKEYAEHSTEDGAIPACVFSLFGKNLTTILNEYVAAKAKETSQDPQIPAMMTSLWKKLEFTLNQIKCMQNSPAVHQNQRPPRISSSPAPSGHYIPSPISAPQSILGHCYSSLQTRSTPICQPQVQDGSRLFISVNRDSPLQVAVPDHRINPGPLSPARRKCDSPRRRGGGLSGCSGPGRGSLPPNVPPVELQSESHQEAVSENFPQMVIENAREKILNDKSLQEKLAENINKILGSEISPQASKQASCTSMEQDQSIDEILGLQGEIHMTDDAIQDILEQTESDPAFQALFDLFDCGKDKNNDADHHGDVNTSTPSLESNEVETSDCFSVTGDQGAGPEDSATGAETPRKTRARKVQEMKSKKSRKITHPLSGTSRTQALIPPRLSSEVTPDTGVPSPIKMSTEGKTLVCSDREVRTLQPPPQGSPIKDANPTIVEKVPEMPPEEDASMDVDEPSDSTSQENVEQFILQPEIQQIPQASKDPGGRPCRTSPCESERNLSEAREVDPAERTSEISLGLVEAEGSVLGFSIEVPHVPEHSAEPQNPEGLPTLSINTDSTVVNNQKAGLEHSPSSQKSPPSLGQGAQGSEATTQEIVHIPEDSSAPTPEASLPLSSALALSPAKEPNTSKIVSLKIIISDEQEEQVGDSALCQAVSSITGDQVPTIILSSPAKSPAKAPGGSGFSVTAEETVQAVSCLQCTELTGKPAERVAGVDENLQLSLPGELVSEGGFIQLLPSAASYGGSSNYFIVTEQSMVSHPPSVVVLPDGSPLGPVASPTHVLATPPRARPVSVTQDASKTYPSGSTLIITSPVQPMLQGMMVPASVVGQKNTGTFTIVSNQLVTLPVTSAKVTPSPKSKPRLAPKEAAGSGKAGAAVSGMEAKAEIPLRPAGPGQLTLSDATITEAAPGPSAPSHRRMLCFDADSPGPADAAAPSGHTPSPPVTPQTVVSRPPAVTSASSPAVTGSPARQPPKESPGSSGSRGPKIRSVQPTILRGSRAARAELLKCPKGLTTPENERTPLDCAAGDTKKCPHAKSDSGVVAKAPSTIVRTEATPPEASGRSVFARKQQIVDKREFSAAESAGPAKSRPGGAKKEDQRGRSEAGEKPQAKGREGREGRAERRGSSLEPPHVTANKENELEGSRCEHHPVGPAPVGEPGPPTIGSPAPITQAGSCKVPSKTSPLTKQAAEMLQDIQGLIPASTPSKRTGLGCPELAHPRTPNLGGPTEEPPDCLRTPIRQRHGREREGTPRHLVATPDVPTCSPASEAGSESSINMAAQTLISLSRAGRAGTPLKDSILQQGAASAAVNIATVAPKPKKRKQSESHTAPIAKKELHLSGSTPSKKKSKKQKRLLDSFPDDLDVDKFLSSLHYDE; encoded by the exons ATGTTGCTACCGTCCGACATAGCGAGGCTTGTTTTGG GTTACCTGCAACAGGAGGGTCTATCCGCTACAAGCCAGGCGTTCATTTTAGAAAGCCCCAATCTGAAGGAATACGCGGAGCACAGTACAGAAGATGGAGCTATCCCTGCCTGCGTGTTT TCCTTGTTTGGAAAAAATCTGACAACGATCTTGAATGAATATGTTGCCGCTAAAGCCAAGG AAACCAGCCAAGACCCACAAATACCCGCCATGATGACATCATTATGGAAGAAGTTAGAATTCACTCTAAACCAAATCAA ATGTATGCAGAATTCACCAGCGGTGCACCAGAACCAGCGAC CCCCCAGGATTTCTTCATCCCCAGCCCCATCTGGCCACTACATCCCAAGCCCCATCTCTGCCCCtcaaagcattctgggacaCTGCTACAGCTCCCTGCAGACCCGTTCTACTCCGATTTGCCAGCCTCAGGTCCAGGATGGGAGCAGACTTTTCATCAGCGTGAACC GAGATTCCCCTCTGCAAGTTGCGGTTCCTGACCACAGGATAAACCCCGGCCCGTTGTCCCCTGCCCGTAGAAAATG TGACTCCCCgaggaggagaggagggggCTTGAGTGGGTGCAGTGGACCAGGGCGGGGCAGTTTGCCACCTAACGTCCCCCCCGTGGAGCTGCAGAGTGAGTCACATCAGGAGGCAGTCAGCGAGAATTTCCCT caaatggttatagaGAATGCAAGGGAGAAGATACTGAACGACAAGTCGCTGCAAGAAAAGCTGGCAGAAAACATAAACAAAATCCTGGGAAG TGAGATTAGTCCTCAGGCCTCCAAGCAAGCATCGTGCACCTCAATGGAGCAGGACCAGTCTATTGATGAGATACTCGGCCTACAG GGAGAGATCCACATGACTGATGATGCCATCCAGGATATCCTAGAGCAGACGGAATCAGATCCTGCCTTTCAAGCTCTCTTTGACCTTTTCGATTGCG gtaAAGACAAAAATAACGACGCAGATCACCATGGAGATGTGAACACCAGCACTCCCAGCCTGGAGAGCAATGAGGTGGAGACGAGTGACTGCTTTTCTGTGACTGGGGATCAAG GTGCTGGCCCTGAGGATTCAGCCACTGGCGCTGAGACTCCTCGAAAGACAAGGGCGCGAAAAGTACAGGAGATGAAGAGCAAGAAAAGTAGGAAAATCACACACCCTCTTTCAGGCACCTCAAGGACTCAGGCATTGATTCCTCCACGTCTATCCAGTGAAGTAACACCAGATACCGGGGTGCCGTCTCCGATAAAAATGTCGACTGAGGGCAAAACCTTAGTCTGTAGCGATAGGGAGGTAAGGACTTTGCAGCCTCCCCCACAGGGCAGCCCCATCAAAGACGCTAATCCAACCATAGTGGAGAAAGTCCCGGAAATGCCTCCAGAAGAAGACGCAAGCATGGATGTTGACGAACCATCTGATTCCACGTCGCAAGAGAACGTTGAGCAGTTTATTCTTCAGCCTGAGATCCAGCAGATCCCCCAGGCCTCCAAAGATCCTGGAGGAAGACCATGTCGAACTTCACCATGCGAGTCTGAGAGGAACCTCTCTGAGGCTAGAGAGGTCGACCCTGCTGAGAGGACATCTGAGATTAGCCTGGGTTTAGTGGAGGCTGAGGGCTCTGTGTTGGGTTTTTCCATTGAGGTTCCTCATGTTCCGGAACATTCTGCTGAACCCCAAAATCCGGAAGGCTTGCCTACTTTGTCCATTAATACTGACAGCACAGTTGTAAATAACCAGAAAGCAGGACTGGAACATTCCCCATCTTCCCAGAAGAGTCCGCCCTCGCTTGGTCAGGGTGCACAAGGCTCTGAGGCAACAACACAAGAGATCGTGCATATTCCTGAGGATAGTTCAGCTCCTACACCTGAAGCTTCTCTCCCACTGTCTTCTGCCCTTGCCCTGTCCCCCGCCAAGGAACCCAACACTAGTAAAATAGTCTCGCTGAAGATCATCATCAGCGACGAGCAAGAGGAGCAGGTGGGAGACTCTGCCCTCTGCCAGGCGGTGTCCAGCATCACAGGCGACCAGGTCCCCACCATCATCCTCTCTTCGCCGGCTAAGTCCCCGGCCAAAGCTCCAGGCGGCTCAGGATTCTCGGTGACGGCGGAGGAGACGGTGCAGGCTGTGAGCTGTTTACAGTGCACGGAGCTCACCGGCAAACCCGCGGAGCGTGTGGCTGGCGTGGACGAGAACCTGCAGCTCTCGCTTCCTGGCGAACTGGTGTCAGAAGGGGGGTTCATCCagctgctgccctctgctgcctctTATGGGGGCTCCAGCAACTACTTCATCGTGACGGAGCAGTCGATGGTCAGTCACCCGCCTAGCGTGGTGGTTCTGCCCGACGGTTCTCCGCTCGGCCCGGTGGCCAGCCCCACACACGTCCTGGCAACTCCTCCTCGAGCTCGGCCCGTCTCTGTCACGCAAGACGCCTCAAAGACCTACCCATCTG GTTCGACACTGATCATAACGTCACCAGTGCAGCCCATGCTGCAAGGCATGATGGTACCAGCATCTGTGGTCGGCCAAAAGAATACCGGGACATTTACCATAGTCTCCAATCAG CTGGTGACCTTGCCGGTTACTTCTGCGAAAGTTACACCCAGCCCCAAGTCCAAACCCAGACTGGCCCCCAAGGAAGCAGCAGGCTCTG GTAAGGCAGGTGCTGCCGTGTCTGGCATGGAGGCGAAGGCCGAGATCCCGCTGAGGCCAGCTGGCCCCGGACAGCTGACGCTCTCGGATGCCACCATCACAGAGGCGGCCCCGGGCCCCAGTGCTCCCAGTCACCGCAGGATGCTGTGCTTCGACGCCGACAGCCCCGGCCCCGCGGATGCGGCCGCCCCATCAGGACACACCCCGTCGCCCCCGGTGACACCACAGACGGTCGTCTCTCGGCCCCCCGCCGTCACCTCTGCCTCGTCTCCTGCTGTCACCGGGTCCCCTGCCAGGCAGCCTCCCAAGGAGAGTCCTGGTAGCTCGGGCAGCCGGGGCCCTAAGATCCGATCCGTACAGCCGACCATCCTCAGGGGCAGCAGGGCGGCCAGAGCCGAGCTGTTAAAATGCCCCAAAGGTCTGACCACGCCGGAGAACGAGAGGACCCCCCTGGACTGTGCTGCGGGCGACACCAAGAAATGCCCTCACGCCAAAAGTGACTCCGGTGTTGTGGCGAAAGCTCCGAGCACCATCGTGAGGACGGAGGCCACGCCGCCGGAAGCTTCCGGCAGGTCCGTGTTCGCGAGAAAGCAGCAGATCGTGGACAAGAGGGAATTCTCTGCGGCCGAGAGCGCCGGGCCTGCCAAATCCAGGCCCGGTGGCGCCAAGAAGGAGGACCAGAGGGGCAGGTCAGAGGCTGGGGAGAAACCACAGGCCAAAGGCCGGGAGGGGAGAGAGGGTCGGGCAGAGCGGAGGGGCTCCTCGCTAGAGCCTCCCCATGTCACGGCTAATAAGGAGAACGAGCTGGAAGGGAGTCGGTGTGAGCATCACCCCGTGGGTCCTGCCCCGGTGGGAGAGCCCGGCCCGCCCACCATCGGCTCTCCGGCACCCATCACCCAGGCTGGCTCTTGCAAAGTCCCGAGTAAGACCAGCCCTCTGACCAAGCAGGCCGCCGAGATGCTGCAGGACATCCAGGGGCTGATCCCGGCCTCCACGCCCTCTAAGAGGACGGGGCTAGGCTGCCCCGAGCTGGCCCACCCCAGAACTCCCAATCTGGGTGGCCCAACGGAGGAGCCTCCAGACTGCCTGAGGACTCCCATCCGGCAGCGGCACGGCCGGGAGCGGGAGGGCACCCCCCGGCACCTCGTCGCCACACCCGACGTCCCCACCTGCAGCCCGGCCAGCGAGGCCGGCAGCGAGAGCAGCATCAACATGGCCGCCCAGACGCTCATCTCCCTGTCCCGCGCTGGCAGGGCCGGCACGCCCCTGAAGGACAGCATTCTACAGCAGGGCGCGGCATCCGCCGCGGTGAACATCGCTACGGTGGCTCCCAAACCCAAAAAGCGCAAGCAGTCGGAATCACACACCGCCCCAATTGCCAAGAAAGAGCTTCATCTCTCTGGGTCAACGCCCAGTAAGAAAAAGTCTAAG AAACAAAAGAGGCTGCTTGATTCCTTCCCTGATGACCTGGACGTCGATAAGTTCCTGTCATCGCTGCACTATGACGAATAA